In one Gopherus evgoodei ecotype Sinaloan lineage chromosome 1, rGopEvg1_v1.p, whole genome shotgun sequence genomic region, the following are encoded:
- the C1H12orf50 gene encoding uncharacterized protein C12orf50 homolog isoform X1, protein MEIQQKYTRISCFWETQPLGCVRISCVFHHSKPRNINGLFLPPSSNATLQKEVQEGTLHPAHTQEPLKGQESVLRPIHPPLIINISLEEEEDEEEEENYASYLLTKTPADIEEEKAIKEMCYKSGEYYRIQTPQENQSTKIMSSTLDNELLKTMETGRDLQEGSHLPGSGCEVSVEYELCGFDRRLEQLHPIRILPFVGDGVTVPTKFNIIERQGEVTASLDGNTMADLGAFENGGGDCYVPQRSIFVGGKQSEILTGEKELITSRRSDVKATSHTEPVKKRHFKGVKKKKWISEEPKNSFSMFAGKAMHASNSKGKANCQQNDQNKDAENTCYVPSQRATGRSISLNSPEPGRSTNMTYSNVSVTKESKLNPSTDKWTAASYNSPTWRKRSPHTKAYSKSEKIHSDPKRNGSK, encoded by the exons ATGGAAATACAG CAAAAATACACCAGAATCTCGTGTTTCTGGGAAACACAGCCTTTAGGCTGTGTGAGGATCAGTTGTGTCTTCCATCATAGCAAACCTCGTAATATAAATGGACTTTTTTTGCCACCTAGTAGCA ATGCCACACTCCAAAAGGAAGTTCAAGAAGGAACTCTGCATCCTGCCCACACTCAAGAACCCCTAAAAGGTCAAGAAAGCGTTTTAAGACCCATTCATCCTCCACTGATCATAAACATcagcctggaggaggaagaggatgaggaagaagaggagaact ATGCCTCTTATTTATTGACAAAGACTCCGGCAGACATTGAGGAAGAAAAAGCAATAAAGGAGATGTGTTATAAATCTG GAGAATATTACAGAATTCAGACTCCTCAGGAGAACCAGTCAACAAAAATCATGTCTTCAACACTGGATAATGAGCTATTGAAAACCATGGAAACTGGCAGAGACTTACAGGAAG GATCCCACCTCCCTGGGTCTGGCTGTGAAGTGTCTGTGGAATATGAACTTTGTGGATTTGACAGGAGGCTGGAGCAGTTGCATCCTATAAGGATACTTCCTTTCGTAG GTGATGGTGTTACAGTTCCAACAAAGTTTAATATTATAGAAAGACAAGGAGAGGTAACAGCATCATTAGATGGTAACACCATGGCTGATCTTGGAGCCTTTGAAAATGGAG GAGGTGATTGTTATGTACCACAAAGGAGCATATTTGTTGGAGGGAAGCAAAGTGAAATATTAACTGGAGAAAAAGAATTAATTACGTCCAGACGTTCAGATGTGAAAG CAACGAGTCACACTGAGCCAGTAAAGAAGCGTCACTTTAAAGGagtgaagaaaaagaaatggatttCTGAAGAACCAAAAAACTCATTCAGCATGTTTGCAGGCAAAG CAATGCATGCTTCAAACTCAAAAGGTAAAGCAAATTGCCAACAAAATGATCAAAACAAGGATGCTGAAAATACTTGTTATGTTCCATCTCAAAGAGCCACTGGGAGAAGCATTTCCTTGAATTCTCCAGAACCTGGAAGATCAACAAACATGACCTACAGTAATGTCAGTGTTACCAAAGAATCCAAGCTGAATCCGTCTACAG
- the C1H12orf50 gene encoding uncharacterized protein C12orf50 homolog isoform X2 has translation MEIQQKYTRISCFWETQPLGCVRISCVFHHSKPRNINGLFLPPSSNATLQKEVQEGTLHPAHTQEPLKGQESVLRPIHPPLIINISLEEEEDEEEEENLGEYYRIQTPQENQSTKIMSSTLDNELLKTMETGRDLQEGSHLPGSGCEVSVEYELCGFDRRLEQLHPIRILPFVGDGVTVPTKFNIIERQGEVTASLDGNTMADLGAFENGGGDCYVPQRSIFVGGKQSEILTGEKELITSRRSDVKATSHTEPVKKRHFKGVKKKKWISEEPKNSFSMFAGKAMHASNSKGKANCQQNDQNKDAENTCYVPSQRATGRSISLNSPEPGRSTNMTYSNVSVTKESKLNPSTDKWTAASYNSPTWRKRSPHTKAYSKSEKIHSDPKRNGSK, from the exons ATGGAAATACAG CAAAAATACACCAGAATCTCGTGTTTCTGGGAAACACAGCCTTTAGGCTGTGTGAGGATCAGTTGTGTCTTCCATCATAGCAAACCTCGTAATATAAATGGACTTTTTTTGCCACCTAGTAGCA ATGCCACACTCCAAAAGGAAGTTCAAGAAGGAACTCTGCATCCTGCCCACACTCAAGAACCCCTAAAAGGTCAAGAAAGCGTTTTAAGACCCATTCATCCTCCACTGATCATAAACATcagcctggaggaggaagaggatgaggaagaagaggagaact TAGGAGAATATTACAGAATTCAGACTCCTCAGGAGAACCAGTCAACAAAAATCATGTCTTCAACACTGGATAATGAGCTATTGAAAACCATGGAAACTGGCAGAGACTTACAGGAAG GATCCCACCTCCCTGGGTCTGGCTGTGAAGTGTCTGTGGAATATGAACTTTGTGGATTTGACAGGAGGCTGGAGCAGTTGCATCCTATAAGGATACTTCCTTTCGTAG GTGATGGTGTTACAGTTCCAACAAAGTTTAATATTATAGAAAGACAAGGAGAGGTAACAGCATCATTAGATGGTAACACCATGGCTGATCTTGGAGCCTTTGAAAATGGAG GAGGTGATTGTTATGTACCACAAAGGAGCATATTTGTTGGAGGGAAGCAAAGTGAAATATTAACTGGAGAAAAAGAATTAATTACGTCCAGACGTTCAGATGTGAAAG CAACGAGTCACACTGAGCCAGTAAAGAAGCGTCACTTTAAAGGagtgaagaaaaagaaatggatttCTGAAGAACCAAAAAACTCATTCAGCATGTTTGCAGGCAAAG CAATGCATGCTTCAAACTCAAAAGGTAAAGCAAATTGCCAACAAAATGATCAAAACAAGGATGCTGAAAATACTTGTTATGTTCCATCTCAAAGAGCCACTGGGAGAAGCATTTCCTTGAATTCTCCAGAACCTGGAAGATCAACAAACATGACCTACAGTAATGTCAGTGTTACCAAAGAATCCAAGCTGAATCCGTCTACAG